One Syntrophorhabdaceae bacterium DNA window includes the following coding sequences:
- a CDS encoding DUF3237 domain-containing protein yields MKKWITIIALIIAIAVPAICMAQTAGTVADTKGFEPPKPKLEFLGRWSVDLVAPIWELGVTSDLGKRRIIPITGGKFEGPNFKGKILNNGADWQIVTKDGLAIIDTRYLLQTDDGEYVYLQTKGYRFGPPEVMAKVAKGEPVDPNLYNFRVTMQFETSSKKYDYLNRHIGIAFAMRLGNAVVYDGYLVK; encoded by the coding sequence ATGAAAAAGTGGATTACCATCATCGCATTGATCATCGCCATCGCAGTACCGGCAATCTGTATGGCTCAGACGGCCGGGACCGTGGCCGACACCAAGGGTTTTGAGCCGCCGAAGCCGAAACTCGAATTCCTGGGGCGCTGGTCTGTCGACCTCGTCGCCCCCATCTGGGAGCTCGGCGTGACCTCCGACCTCGGCAAACGTCGCATCATCCCCATTACGGGCGGCAAGTTCGAAGGCCCCAACTTCAAAGGCAAGATCCTGAATAACGGCGCCGACTGGCAGATCGTCACCAAGGACGGTCTCGCCATCATCGATACCCGTTACCTTCTTCAGACGGACGACGGGGAGTACGTCTACCTCCAGACGAAGGGGTATCGTTTCGGTCCCCCCGAAGTGATGGCAAAAGTGGCCAAAGGAGAGCCGGTGGACCCGAACCTCTATAATTTCAGGGTAACCATGCAGTTCGAGACAAGCTCGAAGAAATATGATTACCTGAACAGGCACATCGGGATCGCCTTCGCCATGCGTCTCGGCAATGCGGTCGTATACGACGGCTACCTCGTAAAATAG